In Calditrichota bacterium, the genomic window CGCGTTTCCTCCGCTTGGAGAGAATCCAGTTAGTTGCCAAACCGTCCAACGCGCCAAAGATGGCCTGCTTGGCAATGCTGGGGTGAATGTCGCTGCGGAACTCGCCATTCTGCTGCCCTTCCTCGATGATGGCGCCGATCACATCCAAGTACTCCTTGAACTTGGTGCCTGGATATTCGTGCATGAACTTGGCGCTCTGCCGCAACTCCACCACGATGACCATCGCCAGGTCCTGGTTCTTCTCCACCATCTGAAAGTGCAGTTGCGCAAACCGGCGCAGTTTGCCCGTGGCTGTGCTCTCTTTTGCCAACTCCTTGCGCACGTGGGCAAGGATGGGCTCCATTT contains:
- a CDS encoding TetR/AcrR family transcriptional regulator, with protein sequence MLDQAEGSVTMGDDKRERIMKSAMRMFAKKGFYNTKVAEIARGAGVADGTTYLYFKSKDDILISLFETQMEPILAHVRKELAKESTATGKLRRFAQLHFQMVEKNQDLAMVIVVELRQSAKFMHEYPGTKFKEYLDVIGAIIEEGQQNGEFRSDIHPSIAKQAIFGALDGLATNWILSKRRKRGLSDLADQVADFFVRGVAAGGA